In one Sphingomonas sp. AP4-R1 genomic region, the following are encoded:
- the der gene encoding ribosome biogenesis GTPase Der: MPLPIVAIVGRPNVGKSTLFNRLVGKRLALVDDQPGVTRDRREGEATLLGMDFRVFDTAGFEDEDPDTLPGRMRAQSEAAVGDADVALFLIDARAGVTPLDETIARFLRTSDTPIVMLANKAEGKAGESGVLEAYSLGFGDPIPFSAEHGEGIVDLFEALRPYVEREEPEEEEYELEGDRPDGPLKLAIVGRPNAGKSTLINRMLGEDRLITGPEAGITRDSIAVEWEWQGRPVRLVDTAGLRRRAKVEDKLEKLSAADTQRSIDFAEVVVLLLDATRGLEAQDLRIAAQVLEEGRALMIAINKWDVAENPPSLFQGVRAALEEGLAQVKGLPLLTVSAETGRGIDQLVEAAFSIRDEWSKRVTTGQLNRWFEKAIEANPPPAPGGKRIKLRYLTQARTRPPSFILFGTRVDQLPESYRRYLVNGIRRDLGFQGVPVRLTVRAPKNPFGN, translated from the coding sequence ATGCCCCTTCCCATCGTTGCCATCGTCGGCCGGCCTAATGTCGGCAAATCGACCCTGTTCAATCGCCTTGTCGGCAAGCGCCTCGCGCTCGTCGACGACCAGCCCGGCGTGACGCGCGATCGCCGCGAGGGAGAGGCGACGCTGCTCGGCATGGATTTCCGCGTCTTCGATACGGCGGGGTTCGAGGACGAGGATCCCGATACGCTGCCGGGCCGGATGCGCGCCCAGTCCGAGGCGGCGGTGGGCGACGCCGACGTGGCCTTGTTCCTGATCGATGCGCGCGCCGGCGTGACCCCGCTCGACGAGACGATCGCGCGCTTCCTGCGGACATCGGACACGCCGATCGTGATGCTGGCCAACAAGGCCGAGGGCAAAGCGGGCGAGAGCGGCGTGCTGGAGGCCTATTCGCTGGGCTTCGGCGATCCCATCCCCTTTTCGGCCGAACATGGCGAAGGCATCGTCGATCTGTTCGAGGCTTTGCGCCCCTATGTGGAGCGCGAGGAGCCCGAGGAAGAGGAGTATGAGCTGGAGGGCGACCGGCCCGATGGCCCGCTGAAGCTCGCCATCGTCGGCCGCCCGAATGCGGGCAAGTCGACGCTGATCAACCGGATGCTGGGCGAGGATCGCCTGATCACGGGGCCCGAGGCGGGCATCACGCGCGATTCGATCGCGGTGGAGTGGGAATGGCAGGGGCGGCCGGTACGGCTGGTGGATACGGCGGGGCTGCGGCGGCGCGCGAAGGTGGAGGACAAGCTGGAGAAGCTCTCCGCCGCCGACACGCAGCGCTCGATCGACTTCGCCGAGGTGGTCGTGCTGCTGCTGGACGCGACGCGCGGGCTGGAGGCGCAGGACCTTCGCATCGCGGCGCAGGTGCTGGAAGAAGGCCGCGCGCTGATGATCGCGATCAACAAATGGGACGTGGCGGAAAATCCGCCCAGCCTGTTCCAGGGCGTGCGCGCGGCGCTGGAGGAAGGGCTCGCGCAGGTGAAGGGCCTGCCGCTGCTGACCGTCTCGGCCGAAACCGGGCGCGGGATCGACCAATTGGTGGAAGCCGCTTTCTCGATCCGCGACGAATGGTCGAAGCGTGTCACGACCGGCCAGCTCAACCGCTGGTTCGAAAAGGCGATCGAGGCCAATCCGCCGCCCGCCCCCGGCGGCAAGCGCATCAAGCTGCGCTACCTGACGCAGGCGCGCACGCGGCCGCCGAGCTTCATCCTGTTCGGCACGCGCGTGGACCAGCTGCCGGAAAGCTATCGCCGCTATCTGGTGAACGGCATCCGGCGTGATCTGGGCTTCCAGGGCGTGCCGGTGCGACTCACGGTGCGCGCGCCGAAGAATCCGTTCGGAAATTGA
- the moaB gene encoding molybdenum cofactor biosynthesis protein B, giving the protein MPLDHSLPFLPVRIAILTVSDSRTAADDRSGDTLVQRLEAAGHILAARTIVRDDVDLICATLTGWIDDPEVDCVIATGGTGVTGRDVTPEAFARIRDKEIEGFGELFRWLSYQTIGTSTIQSRATAAVARGTYLFALPGSTGACRDGWDGILASQLDSRHRPCNFVELMPRLRER; this is encoded by the coding sequence ATGCCGCTCGACCACAGCCTCCCCTTCCTCCCCGTCCGCATCGCGATCCTCACGGTTTCGGACAGCCGCACCGCCGCCGACGATCGCTCCGGCGACACGCTCGTCCAGCGGCTGGAGGCGGCCGGCCACATCCTCGCCGCGCGGACGATCGTGCGCGACGATGTCGACCTGATCTGTGCGACGCTGACCGGCTGGATCGACGATCCGGAGGTGGATTGCGTGATCGCGACGGGTGGCACCGGCGTCACCGGACGCGACGTGACGCCCGAGGCCTTCGCCCGTATCCGCGACAAGGAAATCGAAGGATTCGGAGAGCTGTTCCGCTGGCTCAGCTACCAGACGATCGGCACGTCCACGATCCAGTCACGCGCCACCGCCGCCGTCGCGCGGGGCACCTATCTGTTCGCGCTGCCCGGCTCCACCGGCGCCTGCCGGGACGGGTGGGACGGCATCCTCGCCTCCCAGCTCGACAGCCGTCACCGCCCCTGCAATTTCGTGGAACTGATGCCGCGCCTGCGGGAGCGCTAG
- a CDS encoding PEPxxWA-CTERM sorting domain-containing protein translates to MFMRCVKSAVLATALLGLSTAASAATLFNFTFTVPWSILSGGGTATGSGQFYANDLGNGTFSVYDADGTAKVTAASTAAVLDTTSTVLLQSAPTISYSASTGYTINAVTISGPSTSYTFTKDLLDSNYAISNGLRGGTGSLNIALAPIAAVPEVATWAMMILGFGMIGVVLRNSKRPSGFHA, encoded by the coding sequence ATGTTCATGCGTTGCGTGAAATCCGCCGTTCTTGCGACGGCTCTGCTGGGGCTTTCGACCGCGGCCAGCGCGGCGACCCTGTTCAACTTCACCTTCACCGTTCCGTGGAGCATCCTGAGCGGCGGCGGCACCGCCACCGGCAGCGGCCAGTTCTATGCCAACGATCTCGGCAACGGGACCTTCTCGGTCTATGATGCGGACGGCACCGCCAAGGTGACCGCCGCCTCGACGGCGGCCGTGCTGGATACCACCAGCACCGTGCTGCTGCAGAGCGCGCCGACGATCAGCTATTCGGCCTCGACCGGCTACACGATCAACGCGGTCACGATTTCCGGTCCGTCGACGAGCTACACCTTCACCAAGGATCTGCTCGATTCCAATTATGCGATCTCGAACGGGCTGCGCGGCGGCACGGGATCGCTGAACATCGCGCTGGCGCCGATCGCGGCGGTGCCCGAGGTCGCGACCTGGGCGATGATGATCCTCGGCTTCGGGATGATCGGCGTGGTCTTGCGCAACAGCAAGCGTCCCAGCGGTTTTCACGCCTGA
- a CDS encoding lytic transglycosylase domain-containing protein: MRNLLPLLLAATVLPTAAHAGDTTATPGDITVTAARPGTISDVDRTAYRLVFAEIRSGDWINASAALDARPDGVLTSVARAELFLAKGAPRPDPVKLSGLLAAAPELPEAPALARLATQQGITSVPTLPQPHDLVRLAGASKRVAARPTRSDAAAARLSVIATPLVKANDGAGAEAKVEAVASQLSPEALAEWRQRVAWAYYLANDDVNARRVAASAGAGAGEWTVQANWVLGLSSWRSGEMAAAADAFAAVATSARDAETVAAGLFWAARSDTAGGRPDRVAARLRSAARLDETFYGLLASATLGLAAEPGAAARGDGPDLIALRPNARAAAALTQVGESTLADQLLRQQAKIGPAEEHGALIRLAGTLNLPATQMWLAQNGPVGIATPVSARYPMPAWAPTGGWRVDRALIFAHALQESQFRTDAVSHAGARGLMQLMPGTARLVARHKGETADMTSRLNDPAVSFEYGQSYLEELASNGGTGGLLPKVIAAYNAGPNNVAAWSVRPGASNDPLLFIESMPFAETRAYTAIVLRNYWMYQRESGAPTESLATMAQGKWPLFPVARPRMAVSAAGAFDVAGGS, translated from the coding sequence ATGCGTAACCTGCTTCCCCTGCTCCTCGCCGCGACCGTCCTCCCCACCGCCGCTCATGCCGGCGATACGACGGCGACCCCCGGCGACATCACCGTCACCGCCGCGCGCCCCGGCACGATCTCGGATGTCGATCGCACCGCCTATCGCCTCGTCTTCGCCGAGATCCGCTCGGGCGACTGGATCAACGCATCGGCCGCGCTCGACGCCCGCCCCGATGGCGTGCTGACCTCGGTGGCGCGTGCCGAGCTGTTTCTGGCCAAGGGCGCGCCCCGGCCGGATCCGGTGAAGCTCTCCGGCCTGCTCGCCGCCGCACCCGAACTGCCCGAGGCCCCCGCTCTGGCGCGCCTCGCCACGCAGCAGGGTATCACCAGCGTGCCGACCCTGCCCCAGCCGCACGATCTGGTCCGCCTCGCCGGCGCCTCGAAGCGCGTCGCCGCCCGCCCCACGCGCAGCGACGCCGCCGCCGCGCGCCTGTCCGTGATCGCGACGCCGCTGGTGAAGGCCAATGACGGCGCCGGGGCCGAGGCGAAGGTCGAGGCCGTCGCCAGCCAGCTTTCGCCCGAGGCCTTGGCCGAATGGCGCCAGCGCGTGGCGTGGGCCTATTATCTCGCCAATGACGATGTGAATGCGCGCCGCGTCGCCGCCTCCGCCGGGGCCGGCGCGGGCGAATGGACCGTGCAGGCCAATTGGGTGCTCGGTCTTTCCTCGTGGCGTTCGGGCGAGATGGCCGCCGCCGCCGATGCCTTCGCAGCCGTCGCCACCTCCGCGCGCGACGCCGAGACGGTCGCCGCCGGCCTGTTCTGGGCCGCGCGCAGCGATACGGCGGGAGGCCGCCCCGATCGCGTCGCCGCCCGCCTGCGGTCCGCCGCCCGGCTGGACGAAACCTTTTACGGCCTGCTCGCCTCGGCCACGCTCGGCCTCGCCGCCGAACCGGGTGCGGCCGCGCGCGGGGACGGCCCCGATCTGATCGCGCTGCGCCCCAATGCCCGCGCCGCCGCCGCGCTCACACAGGTCGGCGAAAGCACGCTCGCCGATCAACTGCTCCGCCAGCAGGCGAAGATCGGCCCGGCCGAGGAGCATGGCGCGCTCATCCGCCTCGCCGGCACCCTCAATCTGCCCGCCACGCAGATGTGGCTCGCCCAGAACGGCCCGGTCGGCATCGCGACGCCCGTCTCCGCGCGCTATCCCATGCCCGCCTGGGCGCCGACCGGCGGATGGCGCGTCGACCGCGCGCTGATCTTCGCCCACGCGCTGCAGGAATCGCAGTTCCGCACCGACGCCGTCAGCCATGCGGGCGCGCGCGGCCTGATGCAGCTGATGCCCGGCACCGCGCGCCTCGTCGCCCGCCACAAGGGCGAGACGGCGGACATGACGTCGCGCCTCAACGATCCCGCCGTCAGCTTCGAATATGGCCAATCCTATCTGGAGGAGTTGGCGAGCAACGGCGGCACCGGCGGCCTGCTGCCCAAGGTGATCGCCGCCTACAATGCGGGGCCGAACAATGTCGCGGCGTGGAGCGTACGCCCCGGCGCCTCGAACGACCCCCTGCTCTTCATCGAATCCATGCCGTTCGCCGAGACGCGCGCCTATACCGCGATCGTCCTGCGCAATTACTGGATGTACCAGCGCGAGAGCGGCGCGCCGACCGAGAGCCTCGCGACGATGGCGCAGGGCAAATGGCCGCTCTTCCCGGTGGCCCGCCCCCGCATGGCCGTCAGCGCCGCCGGCGCTTTCGACGTCGCGGGCGGCAGCTGA
- a CDS encoding uracil-DNA glycosylase family protein, whose amino-acid sequence MEDRLALSALDWWEEAGVDMFVDDAPRDWLAQPTPAPEPAPSSSTHVAPGGSVRAPLAASAAPIAAAAPPPAALPDDLAAFRRFLLEDASVPGPAAARLDATGDPASGAMLILDMPEQGDRAAARLLSGDVGQLFDRMLGAMTLSREIAYLAPLSPARSASGRLTPETIASLATLMRHHIALVRPKRLLLLGDAPTRALLGFGCVEARGRTHEIAGPTGAIPAVASFHPRLLIQTPDRKKAAWADLQLFMAL is encoded by the coding sequence ATGGAAGATCGGCTGGCGCTGAGCGCGCTCGATTGGTGGGAGGAGGCCGGCGTCGACATGTTCGTCGACGATGCGCCGCGCGACTGGCTGGCCCAGCCGACGCCCGCACCGGAGCCTGCGCCCTCTTCTTCTACGCATGTCGCACCCGGCGGTTCCGTGCGCGCGCCGCTGGCCGCCTCTGCCGCGCCGATCGCGGCCGCAGCGCCACCCCCCGCCGCGCTGCCCGACGATCTCGCCGCCTTCCGCCGCTTCCTGCTGGAAGACGCCTCGGTGCCCGGCCCCGCCGCCGCGCGGCTGGACGCGACGGGCGATCCCGCCTCGGGCGCGATGCTGATCCTTGACATGCCCGAGCAGGGCGATCGCGCCGCCGCACGGCTCCTCTCCGGCGATGTCGGCCAGTTGTTCGATCGCATGCTGGGCGCGATGACCCTCTCGCGCGAGATCGCCTATCTCGCTCCGCTCTCGCCCGCGCGCTCGGCCAGCGGCCGCCTCACGCCCGAGACGATCGCCTCGCTCGCCACGCTGATGCGCCACCATATCGCGCTGGTCCGGCCGAAGCGTCTGCTGCTGCTGGGTGACGCCCCCACGCGCGCGCTGCTCGGCTTCGGCTGCGTCGAGGCGCGCGGGCGCACGCACGAAATTGCCGGCCCGACCGGGGCGATCCCCGCCGTCGCCAGCTTCCACCCCCGCCTCCTCATCCAGACGCCCGACCGCAAGAAAGCGGCCTGGGCGGACCTCCAGCTCTTCATGGCCCTCTGA
- a CDS encoding Hpt domain-containing protein, which produces MYEHDSNIVDQERFKQARAELGDSFVRILSYYREDGAKVIDEIERAARARNATSLVRPAHTLKGDSLMVGAEALGLVAEEIEKAARLSVEHHDFPDHMLPKVRGLRDLFARTIAFFEQEMAERAPVVPMVAPRRPGGFGRKVVAR; this is translated from the coding sequence ATGTACGAGCACGACAGCAACATCGTCGATCAGGAGCGGTTCAAGCAGGCGCGGGCCGAGCTGGGGGACAGTTTCGTCCGGATCCTGAGCTATTATCGCGAAGACGGCGCCAAGGTGATCGACGAGATCGAGCGCGCGGCACGGGCGCGCAACGCGACCAGCCTCGTCCGTCCGGCGCATACGCTGAAAGGCGATTCGCTGATGGTGGGCGCCGAGGCGCTCGGCCTTGTGGCCGAGGAGATCGAGAAAGCGGCGCGCCTCTCGGTCGAGCATCACGACTTTCCCGATCATATGCTGCCGAAGGTGCGCGGACTGCGCGACCTGTTCGCGCGCACGATCGCCTTCTTCGAACAGGAGATGGCGGAACGCGCGCCGGTGGTGCCGATGGTGGCGCCGCGCCGGCCGGGTGGCTTCGGCCGCAAGGTGGTGGCGCGATAG
- a CDS encoding sulfurtransferase TusA family protein, with protein MRCPWPALRLAKAMRTAVRVRIAADDPRAAAEFRALCEEQGWSIVPERKDFIVTRAMEGKP; from the coding sequence ATGCGATGTCCCTGGCCCGCGCTGCGGCTGGCGAAGGCGATGCGGACGGCGGTGCGCGTAAGGATAGCGGCCGACGATCCGCGCGCAGCCGCAGAATTCCGGGCTCTTTGCGAAGAACAGGGCTGGTCTATCGTCCCGGAACGAAAGGATTTCATCGTAACCCGAGCGATGGAAGGAAAGCCTTAA
- a CDS encoding fatty acid desaturase, which translates to MPETTPPLDVSRLVKALAPFRVANNPRALTELTITAVPLVALWLTAMLLVRAQIWAGLLLTIPAGCFLLRLFMIQHDCGHGSFFRSRKANGWLGRAIGVLTLTPYEFWRRAHAQHHAGTGNLDRRGVGDIDTLTLAEYRRLSPWGQLRYRMYRNPVTLFLLGPAFQFLLVHRLPTGPAWKSRQLWISVMGTNVAIAALVGGLIFAFGAPAFFLVHLPVILIAATIGIWLFYIQHQFEQTSWDHADGWSFQKAALEGSSYYELPPVLRWFSANIGVHHVHHLCSTIPFYRLQNVLRAAPQLREMSRLTLRQSLKTISLTLWDERSRRLISFREAARI; encoded by the coding sequence ATGCCGGAAACCACCCCGCCGCTGGACGTATCGCGTCTGGTGAAGGCGCTCGCCCCCTTCCGCGTCGCCAACAATCCGCGCGCGCTGACGGAGCTGACGATCACGGCGGTGCCGCTGGTGGCCTTGTGGCTCACGGCGATGCTGCTGGTGCGCGCGCAGATCTGGGCGGGCCTGCTGCTGACGATCCCGGCGGGCTGCTTCCTGCTGCGCCTGTTCATGATCCAGCATGATTGCGGCCATGGCTCCTTCTTCCGCAGCCGCAAGGCGAATGGCTGGCTCGGCCGCGCGATCGGCGTCCTGACGCTCACGCCCTATGAATTCTGGCGCCGCGCCCATGCCCAGCATCATGCCGGCACCGGCAATCTCGATCGGCGCGGCGTGGGCGACATCGATACGCTGACGCTCGCCGAATATCGCCGTCTCTCGCCCTGGGGCCAGCTACGCTATCGGATGTACCGCAACCCGGTCACCCTGTTCCTGCTCGGCCCCGCTTTCCAGTTCCTGCTGGTCCACCGCCTGCCGACCGGCCCGGCGTGGAAATCCCGCCAGCTGTGGATCAGCGTGATGGGCACCAACGTGGCGATCGCCGCGCTGGTCGGCGGGCTGATCTTCGCCTTCGGCGCGCCGGCCTTCTTCCTCGTCCACCTGCCGGTCATCCTGATCGCGGCGACGATCGGTATCTGGCTGTTCTACATCCAGCACCAGTTCGAGCAGACGAGCTGGGATCACGCCGACGGCTGGTCCTTCCAGAAAGCCGCGCTGGAGGGCAGCTCTTATTATGAGCTGCCGCCGGTGCTGCGCTGGTTCAGCGCCAATATCGGCGTGCATCACGTGCATCACCTGTGCAGCACGATCCCCTTCTATCGGCTGCAGAACGTGCTGCGCGCCGCCCCCCAGCTGCGCGAGATGAGCCGGCTGACGCTGCGCCAGAGCCTGAAGACGATCAGCCTCACCCTCTGGGACGAACGCAGCCGCCGCCTGATCTCTTTCCGTGAGGCGGCGCGGATCTGA
- the bfr gene encoding bacterioferritin translates to MKGDEKVIEYLNAALKNELTAINQYFLHYRMLDHWGIAKLAKFEYGESIDEMKHADMLSSRILFLDGLPNFQLLGRLRIGETVEEILRADLALENEAIPQLRDAIEHCEKVRDYISRDLFKRILDNEEEHVDYLERQFDMIARMGIQNYVQLQSKAADEEAH, encoded by the coding sequence GTGAAGGGCGACGAGAAGGTCATCGAATATCTGAACGCCGCTCTCAAGAATGAGCTGACGGCGATCAACCAGTATTTCCTCCATTATCGCATGCTCGACCATTGGGGCATCGCGAAGCTCGCCAAGTTCGAATATGGCGAATCCATCGATGAGATGAAGCATGCGGACATGCTGTCGTCGCGCATCCTGTTCCTGGATGGCCTGCCCAACTTCCAGTTGCTGGGCCGTCTGCGGATCGGCGAGACGGTGGAAGAAATCCTCCGCGCCGATCTCGCGCTGGAGAATGAGGCGATCCCGCAGCTGCGCGACGCGATCGAGCATTGCGAGAAGGTGCGCGACTATATCAGCCGCGATCTGTTCAAGCGCATCCTCGATAACGAGGAAGAGCATGTCGATTATCTGGAGCGCCAGTTCGACATGATCGCGCGCATGGGCATCCAGAACTATGTCCAGCTGCAGTCCAAGGCGGCCGACGAAGAGGCGCATTGA
- a CDS encoding PA0069 family radical SAM protein, translated as MPKKPPQQLLTTGRGATRNDRPNRFGLATREADGDWLDSRNDVDGEAPPLRTTVTVEHPRTIITRNASPDVPFDRSINAYRGCEHGCIYCFARPTHAYHDLSPGLDFESRLFAKPDAAKLLRAELSARAYVCQPIALGTNTDPYQPIEGHWRITRSIIEVFHETRHPFTITTKSDRVLRDLDLIAPMAARGLVAVILSVPTIDPATARTLEPRAPSPAKRLAAIRALAEAGVQCHVSIAPVVPQITDHEMEHILEAAAEAGARRAFFLPVRLPHEVAPLFRAWLDAHHPDRAAKVMATIRSIRGGRDNDPNFGTRMKGEGPWADLLRTRFQIACRKWGLNRERFALRTDLFVPPEGDQLRLL; from the coding sequence ATGCCCAAAAAGCCGCCCCAGCAATTGTTAACGACGGGCCGCGGAGCGACCCGAAACGATCGTCCGAATCGTTTCGGTCTGGCCACGCGCGAAGCCGATGGAGACTGGTTGGATTCGCGTAACGACGTGGATGGCGAGGCGCCGCCGCTCCGCACCACCGTCACGGTCGAGCATCCCCGCACGATCATCACGCGCAACGCCTCGCCCGACGTGCCGTTCGATCGGTCGATCAACGCCTATCGGGGGTGCGAGCATGGCTGCATCTATTGTTTCGCGCGGCCGACGCATGCGTATCACGATCTCTCCCCCGGCCTGGATTTCGAGAGCCGGCTGTTCGCCAAGCCCGATGCGGCCAAGCTGCTGCGCGCGGAGCTTTCGGCACGCGCTTATGTCTGCCAGCCGATCGCGCTGGGGACGAACACCGATCCCTATCAGCCGATCGAGGGCCATTGGCGGATCACCCGCTCGATCATCGAGGTCTTCCACGAGACGCGCCACCCGTTCACGATCACGACCAAATCCGATCGCGTGCTGCGCGATCTGGATCTGATCGCGCCGATGGCGGCCAGGGGCCTCGTCGCGGTGATCCTGTCCGTCCCCACGATCGACCCCGCCACCGCGCGCACGCTGGAGCCCCGCGCGCCGAGCCCTGCCAAGCGCCTCGCCGCGATCCGCGCGCTGGCGGAGGCGGGCGTGCAATGCCACGTCTCGATCGCGCCGGTCGTGCCCCAGATCACCGATCACGAGATGGAGCATATTCTGGAGGCGGCGGCCGAGGCGGGCGCGCGCCGCGCCTTCTTCCTGCCCGTGCGCCTGCCGCATGAGGTGGCGCCCCTGTTCCGCGCCTGGCTGGACGCGCATCATCCCGATCGCGCCGCCAAGGTGATGGCCACGATCCGATCGATCCGCGGCGGGCGGGACAATGATCCGAATTTCGGCACGCGCATGAAGGGCGAAGGGCCATGGGCGGATCTGCTCCGCACGCGCTTCCAGATCGCCTGCCGGAAGTGGGGCCTCAATCGGGAACGTTTCGCGCTGCGAACCGATCTGTTCGTGCCGCCGGAGGGGGATCAATTGCGTTTGCTCTAG